cataaTTACCAGCATAAATCCAGATTTTTCCTCTTCCAGAATGATACCTCCCACGAGAATAGGATGATGGGAATCAAAATTTTCAACTATCTCAGGAGGAACGTCAAGAATATCCAACCTTAAATAATTCCCTGTTTTGAAGTAGCTTTGTCCAACAACAAAGAGCGGATAAGGATCACAATAATGATCATCTAAGTTTGTAATGCCGGCTAAAGAGAAATCACCAGCACCAGCAATATGGACCTGGCGCAATACACTTAAATTCAGTTTTGTGTAAACAAAATACAAGTAACCATGTGGTAAAACAAATGAACAATAATAGTTGTGCATGTCGAAAACAGAGAGATGAGCATGGATTAAGAAAATAGTCATGGTTATTTCCTTTACAAGAGCCTACCAAACAAGAGCCTACCAGACTCATGTAGCACCCCCTAACTTATACAAGACACGGAGAACTTCTATCACATACATGAAAAGTTAACTCTACTTTGTAGCTGAAATCTTCACTAAATACTGTTACCCACACAACACATTGTGCAGGCGACAGTTACAGAACCAACATAAATAGAGAAGTGATTAAAAACATAAACCAGGAAAAAGCAGCGTAGATAATCTAGACTGAagcttttattaaaaaaatattgacAACCAAATCGAATCAAATATATTATGATATAAAAGAATATTTGACAAGGGGACAGCAAGAAGGACAGCAAGAACTACGAAGGACATTTGACGGTAAGTGCACCAATGAAATATACTATGATTGAGAGACACAATAACGGAGTTAAGTGAAATACCTTAGCTCCTTTCTTGATATCAGAACCTCTGAGATAACCGTACAGACTTAAGTTTCTATTGAATTGTTTATGCCCATGCACTCTTTCTGGAGTAACATCTTCAAAATGATCTACCAGCACATAAGGATGTTCAGCCCGCCATGACAAAGGAAGGAATTGAGAATCTGAAAGCATTTCTGCCAGACCATAAATTTCAAGCATTTTGTACCTGTTAATCATAAACTGGATGAGAAACCGTGATAGACTTTCCTTTAATTCAGTTGAAAGGGAAAACTTAATATACTACTGATGTGAATTGtgtgatctttgatctttggatCAACTCCTAcaaaatatttatataaaaaaagaaaaacttcctTGGCAAAAACTATGAAACCGCTAGACTAGGAAGCACTGTTAAAACCTAAACTTAAGCTAAGGCGTATCATGTGACAGGAAGCCTCCAACAAATTCACAGCAttttttttcgattgttgtcATCCCCTTGAAAAAGAAAGATTTAAGCAAACATAATCCTCCTCCGTCTAATAAGAACTTACAAGCCATCTTCGAGACCGCATAAGGAGAATACTTTTGCTCCTTCACATATTTCAGTACAGAAATGATCCTCAAGACGCTGTTTGACTTTTAATAATTTATGTTGATCGACCTTGTCCAGATGTGTAAGAACCCCAATAACCTTTGGAAAGCCATGAACTTGTAAAAGGTTACGGAACTCAAATGTTTCCTGAAATCAACAAAAACATTTTCCTGAGAACTCAGACACGCCATTCTCAAAAACCATTTTACTCGTAAAGATCATTCTTGTAGCTTACTCACCATTTCAAACCCATAACTTGCGTCAACCATTAGTATCGCCACATCAGCATACTTTGCAGCATCAATCATGCCACTAATATCATCCGGACACTCCACAAACTGTAGCAGTATATCTTTACCTAAGTTACCCCATGGATGCGCAACATCAGCATACTACTACATGCATACTAGTAGATAAACAAAGGAATTTCAGGTGAAGAATATAAACAAATGAAATTGAACCTGATGTGGTCGTGACGGGGAGGGTGATTCTGTGGGAGTCAGTGGACGGGGTGACTCTGGGGGACGAACAAAAATGACCAAGCCTCGTTAAATTATTTTCTGCTAGAGAATCAATCAACAGGGACTTCCCAACCTACACAATACGAAACAAACTGTTATAAACCACAATTGGGATTGCTATAACAGTTCAAAAGTAAATAGGGGTCTTCTTACATTGCGAGGTCCCTGCACGACAACAATGTAAGGTGTGGGATCATGAATTCGACGATGAAGCTCGACGTCGTTAGTGTTCTTGTTTAGAGGTGGCTCATCGTCGTACAATCTCTGTCCTCTAAATATACTGAAAGCCGAATGATCAACAACCGCCATTTCCTACCTAATGAACACAAAAACCTTCTGACAAAAAAACCCTAATCAAAGGATATCCCAATTTCATCAgttacaaaaaccctaaaaaaataagtAAACCCAAATTTATAAGTCAGGAATCACCTTGAAGGGGAGAAAACTTTCTTCGTTTTGAGATGTCGGTTCGAATCTGTAGTTTCCTTTCTAGGTCTCTCGCCTCGAAAGAAGATGGTAATCAgcttataaaaaaaacaaaaaaaaagatggaCAGGACTTTCTCGAGAGAGGTACTGCACCCATATATGTATAACCGCCACTAGGTACTTTAGGCCGGATCTGGCCCTCCTCTCCTTGGGTTTTTACTGGCACGACCCTGGGCTTCAGCACTACGGTTGAACCAGCCTGAAATCTGTCGATTCAATCTGGTCCAACCGCATTTATGCTAGTGCGTGTCCATATGGGGATGCTCATTTTGGATTGGATGTTGGTGCAGTCCTAAAAATTCGTTAGGTATCTGCATCTTTTAGGTTaagaatatttctgaaatcttgTTACACCGTATTCTACATAAATAAATCTGTGATTCTAAGAAtcttataaaaataattttatttttaaaatttggTTTAAACTGTAATTGGATAAAAGATTAATTACCAAAACTAAATTGTGCTACCTAATTATCATGTTGTACAGTATCATTTCATTTTTTATGATCAAACCAAAACAGCATAAGCTTGATCAAGCTTGGGTTACTATAAAGTGACCTTTTGATCCATCTTTGGCCCCTTTCTACAAGCATATAAAATGAGGGAGGGCATGACACGATCTGTAGAAAAATTATttcaaatatattaaaaaaaaacgaaATTACTTCACTTGGTTGATAAAGTTTACCTGATTTTGTAAAAGTAACTAGAAATAGTGAAAACTATCACCGGActcgtttttcaaaaaaaaatattcaatgtCAAACCTACAGATGAAAAAACTCACCAGCGCACTCGTTTTCTCGTTCAAAATTTATCTCAGACCCATGTTTTCCAAGATTTTGTTTTTCGTTTTATTTTAAGTCCAAACTACCCTTTTTGCATATGGTTTTCTTCCTCGTTTGTCCGTTTAGTTTCGAGTGTTATCTTTCAAAAGAGAGGAGAGAGAGTCGAGAATAACAATGAGATCTGCCTTTGTTATGTACTAGTGACAATCTGTTATGGTCTTGCATAATAAATGTAATTGATAATCAGTGAAGATGAAACAGATGATAAAATTGTTTGGTATCGTTGGAGGGATGTCGGACCTCTAGTATCATTCATGGGGACACTAAACCTCCTTGTTAGAAGACTAACACTTTGTTTACATAATAACTTTATGCCTTCCTTCATTCATTATTACTTAAAAAATGCACATACATAGAACGAAAGTTACATAACTGGCTAACTGCACCTAACCCCTTATAATTTCTTTAGAAAATCCTAAAGAAGATACCTACAAACTAGGTAATACAGGATGGACTCTACCATACACCAATTCCATATGTTGGATATCCTAATTAGACTAACTAGAAAGTAACCCGTGATACGCACCGGTTGACAGTAATTTCCGCACTACTCATATCAATTTGCTTGTActgaatttcaaaagaaaagagtcACCCTACTAATCGACCTTCTGGGAGTAAGCATGTTTGCCCAACAACTTTAATTGAGCCTAACCTTCTAGTAATAAAGGTTTGCCCAACCATTTTCTCTACACATAAAATGAATCATAATGCAATCTAAAGCACAATTACATAAGTGATAGTGTATCCACGATACTGCCAAGTTTAATAATTGCGGAACGGGCTTCCCAAGGAGAAAGAGTTTGCCAGAGTTTAGTAGTCCAATCAAAAATAGGGAAGAAGTAATTACAAGCATGGCATAACGGaatatacaaaataaataaacacaaaTGCATGAAtagtttttttagaattgttatcAACAGAAAGAACTTGAAGTGTTCATGACATCAAATAAACTAAAGCAAATACATGGTCTCTATCGATGTCGTCTACGTAATTCTCAGCATGTTACATTGATGTTGTCTCAAAATGCACGCAATCAGCACGACCACCACTTACATGGATTGACAGGAAAATCGCACTGTTGGATGGAAAGCTGAAAGAAGCAGAGTGCATGTTTCAAGTTTACTCTTATTACAATACAATTACATGGGCCAACTTTTGTTTGTTCCTTGCTTATTTCTTTAATCAATAGCTGGAGGAGCATCCCAGATGATTATGGAATACTGCTCTAGATAGTGTTGAATGCAAACATAAGATCATGTTGTCGATTACCATATTTAGAAGGGAACATTCGTTAAGTTCAAAAAGTAGAACAATTGCAGTATTGGTTAAAGAAGTTTTAAGTTGGATACATGCCTGCTGCGGGTATTTGGTGTGACaggcaaagacacacagaagcttgcaagtatacaaggccaagtttataatatAAGAGGAAAgcaagggaaagtccacagggagtgggagcactataagagaaacctaagctaacaatggtgacaatgcaaggcaaaacaatatggcatacaaagtggcagaagtgaagaaccaaagcagcaaggaaaacaggcaagaaccaaggcttggaagccaagggcagaggtgagtttgtgcactgacttcagtgcacaataggcttcaaaatgcaagaactaagcaaaacagtaaaggaatgtaacttAAGCAGTGAAATAAAGCAGTgaataactaagcagtgaataaaggaatgtaactgaagaaaggaattgtggctaagctaaggcttggattccacctggtgtcctaatcaaatagcatattcctaggttgagttgggtcctatgcatacaatagaaaggaaagaaaaacagcttgctaacagaaatacccctagtattgactgtcttttgacagcacaatcaatcacaagcaatcatagcactgctttcttcccaatgcacaagaaaaacaagcatatggcatcctatcctagcaatctaccatttgacagtgcaccaaggcttcatcacagccttagcttgttgctaattagctcatactcaacatgttacaaacacaagcattcatcatgcaaaataattcaaacataacatacacacaacaatcaactgtaactgcataagaagactgaaattttgaattgcataaattttgtttcaagtttctactggctagtcccAGAGAGCCTCTCCCCTCACACAAAACATTCCAAATTTAtactccccctatcagaattagggttccaaccccttttccccaaaaaacagaaaattaggtaaaattgatttacctaatgtgttgagatactcactccatctcgtcgacccactctccaattacttctcctcgttcatctcatgctccaattgttgctttaacatcacttatatccccaatttctcacctagggtttcagtgagaagaaagatgagaaattggagaaatcagtggttgataaagagataggacgtgatggtaatgatgggtttaggtgtggtggtggtagagtgatttggggagaagatggtggagtgatttggggagaagctggtggtactgttgcagagagggggggggaagatggtgtcgatggggtttgaggaagggtgtgtttggcgatgggtataggtattaggtactagggtgttgagcaggtgtagaggattttgatgtttcgcgaagctggaccgatggatgggaagatggtaggtggatccaatggcgatacggaggtaagagtggagcgaccgtcggatgaagggatgtagcaaaacggacgatccaagatggagatgggcgttgcgatgtaaagcgggggcttcggagtttgatgtgcgatgatggagcgaccgtaggatgctgaaatgcttcgatctgacggctgaaatccgagacgggcttggatatagaaaatgggtttgggtaagggttttgggacttgggtatgccaagcccatatcttctttaagaacaattcttccttcttgagcccattcctaactttttggtcttgtgcgcaccattcttcgcggcttccttgcgtgattcctcccggcttttcactacttttctgctctattccgcttcgcaattcatccagactttatttattacctaaaaatgcaaaattaagtaagaaaaatatttattcttgaaaacaatgaaaatacagaatatgggataaaatgtagaattaatgcacaaaagatgagttaaatgccaacaaaaagggataaatatatacattatttggcactcatcaaatacccccaaacctgaattttacttgtcctcaagtaaaacaaaactaaggaaatcctaactataccactgtcgctggtctctcgaatgcatttagcgtatgcactaagccttttaaaccactaagtgtccctagtgggcgagttgaagtctcgtgaaggtttgcttagaatgtacctacaaagttctaggtcaaaatataagctcagattccatcaaatgtgacatgtgcaagtcagttaagctcacagcaaaatggagatgtcaatctagctatcgaaggcacaatcctagcactgataacaaaaaaagacatgtgataagagtttaaagtgtatctacacatgtgtaaagaaagatctgaagttatgactactaatcaccaagagatagtttctcaggctaagaactgaggtcgaaatctagctagctgtccggactttacgagaattgtgaatgagttggaggtatttcacaattactcgcgttgtacatcaatggcatacaccctccttgcttattacaatgaaacacaaaagatgactctttacatgactcttatttacattgactactctctttttatttttggaacaagagaggatggaattgataaatacttgattgatttttgtatttttctgatttttttttttttttctgaatatacatcgtttttttttttttttttttggaacaaggaaacacttttgatacatatacaaaaggaaacaaaaattacatgacactttgcaagaggtagccctttttgatgcacccagttaaattcgatggttgtctttcttaatgtaacctccaccttctatcccaaccaaccaaagaacaagctagtcaagtttcgttcagtattctaaagtgattggcaatcgtaacttcctatcaaacaccttgaagatcgaggccatacatgtattggtagatcgtgcgcgtgcaaatttcttatcacaatgtgaattgtgctagaatcagggtgcctaaatatctagactaagactcctaataattacatatttgcacaagagtcaacatttcaaggtaaatgagctccatttttttatgatttttttaattttttattttgatttttcaatttttttcaaaagaagaaggagttcgatttcaattatagcatattatcatggtatctactctatacccccaaacctaaactaaacattgtcctcaatgtttcaaaatatggaaagaattataaaacaatatatgaagaggaacatgctgagtagagtaaaaggagagagaatacccgattgtacggcgaaagctcgattaaaactccgttattccaaaaatccatcatattaggagtcacaatggatgagcacaaaatatatacaaaaggaaatttaactaacacattatctacaagaaaatttggttttttaatgggattggactttttggaaaaaatttggttttgttgggaaacatttggttttgatgggaaaacgaaaaattttggtttttagggaaagatttggaaaactttttggttatttagggaaagagtggaccagtttagtccacatagactgggtcctccaggttggttgtttcaatgtcgggtggaaatggctcaaggaatggctttaatctctgcccgttgactttgaaaacgttcttgttggagacatcctccagctctacagctccatgaggaaaaactgtgcgtactagatACGGACCCtgccatctggaacgcagttttcctggaaaaagatgtaatcgggagtcatacagcaagactttctgaccaggagtgaaggatttgcgcagaatacgcttgtcatgaaacatcttcatcttctgcttatataacttggcactatcataagcctcatttctcaattcttccaactcgttgagttgaagtttcctttgaattccagcttcgtccagagagaagttcagctctttgattgcccagtaggcacgatgttctaattccacaggtagatggcacggttttccatacactagacgatagggggacatgccaattggtgtcttataagctgttctataggaccacaaagcatcattcaatctcaatgaccaatctttcctggacgggttgaccgtcttctccagaatgtgcttaatttccctattagacacttccacttgtccactagtctgagggtggtacggagtagcaaccttgtgagttatgccatacttgcgtactaaaaactcgaagtgcctattgcagaaatgtgagccaccgtcactgatgatagctctaggggtaccaaaacgtgaaaatatgttctcctttagaaatgaaagtaccaccttgtggtcatttgttctggttgctatggcttctacccacttagacacgtagtcaacggcgactaagatgtacaacttgctgtcagacatgggaaatggacccatgaagtctatcccccaaacatcaaaaatctccacaatcaaaatggggttcaatggcatcatgtttctcctcgaaatgcttcctagatTTTGaaagcgttcacaagcaacacaataatcatggcaatccttgaacaatgatggccaatagaatccacactgcaagatctttgcagcggttttcttggcactgaaatggcctccacatgcttggtcatgacagaaagatatcacatctttctgttcagtgttggggacacatctcctaatgatttggtctgggcagtacttaaacaaatatgggtcatcccaaaggaaatgtttgacttcagccaggaatttagatcggtcttgtctcgaccaacgtgagggcatcctacctgtagcgaggtagttaacaatatcagcaaaccaaggaaggtctgagatagacatcagctgttcatctgggaatgattctctaatcagctcacatttatcaatagactctaaagttaatctagacaaatgatcagcaaccacattgtcacaacctttcttatcacggatttcgagatcgaattcctgtaataagagtatccatcgaataaggcgagctttagcatccttcttggaaagaagatacttcaaagccgcatggtctgtgtatatgatgatcttagaccctatcagataagatctaaacttgtctaatgcgaaaacgacggcaagcaattccttctcggtagttgaataattgagttgggcatcattaagggttttgctagcatagtatatcacatatggtagtctatcaactcgctgtcctaaaacaacaccaacagcataatcagaggcatcacacatgagttcaaacggtagttcccaatcgggtggtcggactataggagcggtggtgagaagggtttttaattcctcccatgccttcacacaagcagcatcgaaattgaaggcaacatcttttgagagaagactgcacagaggtctggagattttgctgaaatctttgatgaatcgccggtaaaaaccagcatgacctagaaatgatctgatctccttcacagagcaaggttgtggtagatgttgaatgaggtcaactttagctttatccacttcaattcctttttctgagatgatgtgtcctagaactattcctgaattcaccataaaatggcatttttcccaatttagaacaaggttcttttctttacatctggatatcacgagggcaagatgcttcaaacattcgtcaaacgaggaaccaaaaacagagaaatcatccataaagatctcgagaaaactatctatcatgtcagaaaaaatgctcatcatgcaacgctgaaaagtagcaggtgcattacacaacccgaagggcatacgtctataagcaaacgtcccaaatggacacgtgaatgtagttttttcctgatcttctggggaaatgtgaatttggttataaccggaaaagccatctagaaaacagtagtgactgtgtccagacacacgttctagcatttggtcaatgaaagggagcgggaagtgatccttccttgttactgtgttcaacttcctgtagtcgatgcatactcgccatcctgtggttgtacgagtagggactaattcattcttgtcgttctgaactacagtaatgcctgacttcttaggcacaacttgaatgggactaacccatttgctatcgggaattgggtatatgatacccgcatcaagtagtttcaggatctctcctttgactacatctctcatgttaggattaagtctcctttgcattttcctagatggtttggcattctcttcaaggttaatgtggtgcatgaaaatggtgggactaattcctttgagatctgagatggtccatcctaaggcctctttgtgttccttaagtacttctaaaagcttactttcctgttccgtgtctaaacatgatgaaataatgacgggtaaagtatcagaagaacctaggaatgcgtacttcaacgtactaggcaatgttttcaattcaagcttgggtggctcgacaatggatggaataagcttggaatcagagagtaggggtggttccacttcatatttcctttcagtgatgtccatttgaggtacagattcgagcagagataggacgtcactacagtatgcatcatcataggaatctgggttaaagttctccatacatgcttgaaaggggtcgacggatagaatgttagtcaatgaatcttgcattaatccttcaatcatattaacttcatgcacatcatcatcatcaagattcacaggttgttgactaatatcgaacacattcaattctaccgtcatgttgccaaaagacagtttcaacactccattacgacaattaatgatcgcgttggacgtagccaagaaaggacgtcctaagatgacaggaatgtgacagtctgggttttgtacaggttgagtgtctaagacaatgaagtctacgggaaaatagaatttgtcaaccttgatcaaaacgtcttcgaccactccacgaggaatcttgacagatcggtctgccagttgtagagtgatagatgttggtttcaactccccaagacctaactgctcataaacagaatatggcagtaggttaacacttgcacctaggtctaataacgctttattgaccgtgtgttctcctatagtgcaagaaattgttggacatcctggtggtaggcctcaaagatattatatttaaatgcaaaatgatccccggcaacggcgccaaaaacttggcaggcctcgaaaagggtattagaaattatccccggccaaaaacttggtgggcccggagatatgtataaaaatgagcgcaataaaaacgggggcctacagtaataccgcaagtgcacggtcgtcggttgtagctcgtgcaaatacgggtcgatccacagagatcgggtgtgttttggagtgtttagctattttgggttctagttgctattgggctaagaagccttttggcttagcttgggctttgagtactaatgggtttgttcacaataaaatgaactgagcttgggctcagttggtctttgaagtgtgaatgggctttggccttaaacttaggcttttgattaagcccacagttgattggattgggcttttaaacttaacctaaactgggctttgagccttaatgaaatgggcctcagtgaactaaaccttgggcttctgttttggaattgcactgggccttgggctttgaacctttggtttcaaaaaaactgGATTGGGCTCAGCTagctttggaaggcagcagca
This is a stretch of genomic DNA from Papaver somniferum cultivar HN1 chromosome 1, ASM357369v1, whole genome shotgun sequence. It encodes these proteins:
- the LOC113294376 gene encoding ribosome biogenesis protein BMS1 homolog; protein product: MAVVDHSAFSIFRGQRLYDDEPPLNKNTNDVELHRRIHDPTPYIVVVQGPRNVGKSLLIDSLAENNLTRLGHFCSSPRVTPSTDSHRITLPVTTTSGKDILLQFVECPDDISGMIDAAKYADVAILMVDASYGFEMETFEFRNLLQVHGFPKVIGVLTHLDKVDQHKLLKVKQRLEDHFCTEICEGAKVFSLCGLEDGLYKMLEIYGLAEMLSDSQFLPLSWRAEHPYVLVDHFEDVTPERVHGHKQFNRNLSLYGYLRGSDIKKGAKVHIAGAGDFSLAGITNLDDHYCDPYPLFVVGQSYFKTGNYLRLDILDVPPEIVENFDSHHPILVGGIILEEEKSGFMLVKLRRHSWHMNLFMSGVPITISAGWRRYQTNAIYAMENENGQHQLLTRTPENKDCLAVIWGPLAPPKTRIVAVLNKFYCFKNKVAFRIMAKGVVLDFKDDTQILLEVGRIGTFVPSGKSAHIMFEPKLQIDRFAGAI